From the Hevea brasiliensis isolate MT/VB/25A 57/8 chromosome 15, ASM3005281v1, whole genome shotgun sequence genome, one window contains:
- the LOC110648527 gene encoding CRM-domain containing factor CFM9, mitochondrial — protein sequence MFAARNFNRHCFRTLSSLLSKSCRNAVLVKDVGRKLACINLMQPNIISEDGFPSFSLLNHPFNTGGCRGMSTSKGRSMRSRVERRMQKESGKTVREIRRAKKLKKKLMTDEERLIYNLKRAKKKVALLLQKLKKYELPELAPPVHDPELLTPEQLQAYKKIGFKNKNYVPVGVRGVFGGVVQNMHLHWKFHETVQVCCDNFPKEKIKEMATMLARLSGGIVINIHNVKTIIMFRGRNYRQPKILIPINTLTKRKALFKARFEQALESQKLNIKKIEQQLRRMGINPEDPVAMASIQRVASTFFNAIDKKEGSPYVFQGDQQPVVHLIDNLEHPEPLADSDQEDLDKFIAEIEDAADREWAAEEAAEKEELSKIRYWNKEDFGGRIRRSEMHRNEVSDGRRWKGVHEKKSADRDDDSDMSEDNGQWDSDDVGDDLGSDADDSNEAHRVHSRTRDFHRKLDGVGKVYNFKGSRRNAGAKFEEKLVEECSESENMLSDLDNAIMHESDSEEERELRESREEASHSFQSKGHKSEDMLSDLDNAMWESNSEQEEHDFRASSTEASHNFQSSSDEEKDIYVYPMIRNETGVDDLENDTNENGEVLNELKASKIPGRKLERISSFRTNAKDNSMRKMAWEDSGSEDSFNNSEVAVWESDTEEEDFRAGNEGKHSYVARDENEDFRQKQVVNHKKTSKEVDENWDSE from the exons AAATGCCGTGTTAGTAAAGGATGTAGGTCGAAAGCTCGCTTGTATCAACCTGATGCAACCAAATATTATTTCTGAAGATGGGTTTCCTTCATTTTCCCTATTGAATCATCCCTTCAATACTGGGGGTTGCCGCGGCATGTCTACTTCGAAAGGAAGGAGCATGAGAAGCAGGGTGGAGAGGCGGATGCAAAAAGAATCTGGTAAAACAGTTAGAGAGATTCGGAGagcaaaaaaattgaagaagaaaTTGATGACTGATGAGGAGAGGCTCATTTACAACCTTAAGAGA GCTAAGAAGAAAGTTGCATTGCTCCTACAAAAGCTCAAGAAATATGAGTTACCAGAGCTGGCACCCCCTGTACATGACCCTGAGCTGTTGACACCAGAGCAGCTTCAGGCATATAAGAAGATTGGATTCAAGAATAAAAATTATGTTCCTGTCGGTGTTCGTGGAGTGTTTGGAGGTGTTGTCCAGAATATGCATCTTCATTGGAAGTTTCATGAGACTGTGCAAGTATGCTGTGACAACTTcccaaaagaaaaaataaaagaaatggccACCATGCTAGCAAGACTGAGTGGAGGCATTGTAATAAACATTCATAATGTGAAGACAATTATCATGTTCCGTGGCAGAAATTATCGCCAACCAAAAATTTTGATACCTATTAACACACTCACAAAAAGGAAG GCATTATTTAAAGCCAGATTTGAGCAAGCTCTTGAATCACAGAAGTTAAACATCAAGAAAATAGAGCAGCAGCTCCGTCGAATGGGTATAAACCCAGAGGATCCAGTTGCCATGGCTAGCATCCAGAGAGTGGCTTCCACATTCTTCAATGCTATTGACAAGAAGGAAGGAAGTCCTTATGTCTTTCAAGGGGACCAACAGCCAGTAGTGCATCTGATTGATAATTTGGAACATCCAGAACCCCTTGCTGATAGTGACCAGGAGGACTTGGACAAGTTTATAGCTGAAATAGAGGATGCAGCAGATAGAGAGTGGGCTGCAGAGGAAGCTGCAGAGAAAGAAGAATTGAGCAAGATTAGGTATTGGAATAAAGAAGATTTTGGTGGAAGGATTAGAAGATCAGAAATGCATAGAAATGAAGTTTCTGATGGAAGGCGCTGGAAGGGTGTGCATGAGAAGAAGAGTGCTGATAGAGATGATGATAGTGACATGTCTGAGGACAATGGTCAGTGGGATTCTGATGATGTTGGTGATGATCTTGGGAGTGATGCTGATGATTCCAATGAAGCTCACCGTGTTCACAGTAGAACTAGAGATTTTCACAGGAAACTCGATGGGGTTGGTAAAGTCTATAATTTTAAGGGTTCCAGAAGAAATGCAGGGgctaaatttgaagaaaaattagtTGAAGAATGTTCTGAATCGGAGAATATGTTAAGTGACCTTGACAATGCAATAATGCACGAATCAGATTCTGAGGAAGAACGCGAATTGAGAGAATCAAGAGAAGAGGCAAGCCACAGCTTTCAGAGCAAGGGACATAAATCAGAAGATATGTTGAGTGATCTTGACAATGCAATGTGGGAATCAAATTCTGAGCAAGAAGAACATGACTTTAGAGCATCAAGCACAGAAGCAAGTCACAATTTCCAGAGCAGCAGTGATGAAGAAAAGGATATTTATGTTTATCCCATGATCAGAAATGAGACTGGGGTGGATGATCTTGAGAATGATACCAATGAAAATGGTGAGGTGCTCAATGAATTAAAAGCATCTAAAATTCCTGGGAGGAAATTGGAAAGGATTAGCTCTTTCAGGACAAATGCTAAAGATAATTCTATGAGAAAGATGGCGTGGGAAGATTCTGGATCTGAAGATTCGTTTAACAATTCAGAAGTTGCTGTGTGGGAATCAGATACTGAAGAAGAAGACTTCAGAGCAGGCAATGAAGGGAAACATAGTTATGTGGCCAGAGATGAAAATGAGGATTTTCGCCAGAAGCAGGTAGTGAATCATAAAAAGACATCAAAAGAGGTGGATGAGAATTGGGACAGTGAATAG
- the LOC110648531 gene encoding uncharacterized protein LOC110648531 isoform X2: MSDGYYSSKKTDDKCEDVCGQASRAALTMSRVKCILKGLDLKTYIFLFAVVPLGIFGLCLHGQKISYFLRPLWESPPKPFRIIPHYYHENVSMETLCKLHGWGIRESPRRVYDAVLFSNEVDILTIRWMELYPYITQFVLLESNSTFTGLPKSLLFARNRDKFKFVESRLTYGTIGGRFRKGENPFVEEAYQRVALDQLIRIAGIEDDDLLIMSDVDEIPSAHTINLLRWCDDIPPILHLQLRNYLYSFEYYVDSKSWRASVHSYRTGKTRYAHYRQADVLLSDAGWHCSFCFRYISDFIFKMKAYSHYDRVRFSHYLNPKRVQEVICKGTDLFDMLPEEYTFKEIIGKMGPIPRSYSAVHLPSYLLNNADKYKYLLPGNCQRERG; this comes from the exons ATGTCTGATGGGTATTACAGTTCGAAGAAGACTGATGATAAATGCGAAGACGTTTGTGGCCAG GCCTCCCGTGCAGCTTTGACCATGTCAAGAGTGAAGTGTATTTTGAAAGGACTGGATTTGAAGACCTATATATTCTTGTTTGCAGTTGTTCCTTTAGGAATTTTTGGATTGTGTTTGCATGGCCAGAAGATCTCCTATTTCTTGAGACCATTATGGGAATCTCCTCCAAAGCCCTTCCGGATAATTCCTCACTACTATCATGAGAATGTTTCAATGGAGACGCTTTGCAAGCTTCATGGGTGGGGGATTCGTGAATCACCAAGACGAGTTTATGATGCAGTTCTATTCAGTAATGAAGTAGATATTCTTACAATTCGATGGATGGAACTGTATCCTTACATAACCCAGTTTGTACTTCTTGAATCAAACTCAACATTTACTGGCCTACCCAAATCATTGCTCTTTGCTCGTAATCGTGATAAGTTTAAATTTGTAGAGTCCCGTCTGACTTATGGAACAATTGGGGGGAGATTTAGGAAAGGGGAAAACCCCTTTGTGGAAGAGGCATATCAGCGAGTAGCCCTGGACCAGCTTATTAGAATAGCAGGTATAGAAGATGATGACTTGTTGATAATGTCTGATGTTGATGAGATCCCTAGTGCCCACACAATTAATCTCTTGAGGTGGTGTGATGACATCCCGCCTATCCTTCATCTTCAGCTGAGAAATTACTTGTACTCTTTTGAGTATTATGTAGATAGCAAGAGCTGGCGAGCTTCAGTTCACAGCTACCGGACAGGGAAAACTAGATATGCGCATTATCGACAGGCAGATGTCCTCTTGTCAGATGCTGGTTGGCACTGCAGCTTTTGTTTCCGCTACATTAGTGACTTCATATTTAAGATGAAAGCTTACAGCCATTATGATCGGGTGAGATTCTCTCATTACTTGAACCCTAAAAGAGTTCAGGAAGTGATTTGTAAAGGCACTGACCTATTTGACATGCTTCCTGAGGAATACACATTTAAGGAGATCATAGGGAAAATGGGTCCTATTCCTCGATCTTACTCGGCAGTTCACCTTCCTTCGTATTTATTGAATAATGCTGATAAGTACAAATATCTCTTGCCTGGTAACTGCCAGCGAGAACGTGGCTGA
- the LOC110648531 gene encoding uncharacterized protein LOC110648531 isoform X1 produces the protein MSDGYYSSKKTDDKCEDVCGQQASRAALTMSRVKCILKGLDLKTYIFLFAVVPLGIFGLCLHGQKISYFLRPLWESPPKPFRIIPHYYHENVSMETLCKLHGWGIRESPRRVYDAVLFSNEVDILTIRWMELYPYITQFVLLESNSTFTGLPKSLLFARNRDKFKFVESRLTYGTIGGRFRKGENPFVEEAYQRVALDQLIRIAGIEDDDLLIMSDVDEIPSAHTINLLRWCDDIPPILHLQLRNYLYSFEYYVDSKSWRASVHSYRTGKTRYAHYRQADVLLSDAGWHCSFCFRYISDFIFKMKAYSHYDRVRFSHYLNPKRVQEVICKGTDLFDMLPEEYTFKEIIGKMGPIPRSYSAVHLPSYLLNNADKYKYLLPGNCQRERG, from the exons ATGTCTGATGGGTATTACAGTTCGAAGAAGACTGATGATAAATGCGAAGACGTTTGTGGCCAG CAGGCCTCCCGTGCAGCTTTGACCATGTCAAGAGTGAAGTGTATTTTGAAAGGACTGGATTTGAAGACCTATATATTCTTGTTTGCAGTTGTTCCTTTAGGAATTTTTGGATTGTGTTTGCATGGCCAGAAGATCTCCTATTTCTTGAGACCATTATGGGAATCTCCTCCAAAGCCCTTCCGGATAATTCCTCACTACTATCATGAGAATGTTTCAATGGAGACGCTTTGCAAGCTTCATGGGTGGGGGATTCGTGAATCACCAAGACGAGTTTATGATGCAGTTCTATTCAGTAATGAAGTAGATATTCTTACAATTCGATGGATGGAACTGTATCCTTACATAACCCAGTTTGTACTTCTTGAATCAAACTCAACATTTACTGGCCTACCCAAATCATTGCTCTTTGCTCGTAATCGTGATAAGTTTAAATTTGTAGAGTCCCGTCTGACTTATGGAACAATTGGGGGGAGATTTAGGAAAGGGGAAAACCCCTTTGTGGAAGAGGCATATCAGCGAGTAGCCCTGGACCAGCTTATTAGAATAGCAGGTATAGAAGATGATGACTTGTTGATAATGTCTGATGTTGATGAGATCCCTAGTGCCCACACAATTAATCTCTTGAGGTGGTGTGATGACATCCCGCCTATCCTTCATCTTCAGCTGAGAAATTACTTGTACTCTTTTGAGTATTATGTAGATAGCAAGAGCTGGCGAGCTTCAGTTCACAGCTACCGGACAGGGAAAACTAGATATGCGCATTATCGACAGGCAGATGTCCTCTTGTCAGATGCTGGTTGGCACTGCAGCTTTTGTTTCCGCTACATTAGTGACTTCATATTTAAGATGAAAGCTTACAGCCATTATGATCGGGTGAGATTCTCTCATTACTTGAACCCTAAAAGAGTTCAGGAAGTGATTTGTAAAGGCACTGACCTATTTGACATGCTTCCTGAGGAATACACATTTAAGGAGATCATAGGGAAAATGGGTCCTATTCCTCGATCTTACTCGGCAGTTCACCTTCCTTCGTATTTATTGAATAATGCTGATAAGTACAAATATCTCTTGCCTGGTAACTGCCAGCGAGAACGTGGCTGA